AATTTGACCAAAAAACCAATAAAATAGCGACAAAAATTAAACAACCATCATTTTGAAAATATAAAATAGAACACGCTGCCAAAATTATTTTGATAGTTGATGGACATGCTAAAGAATATGATTCAGATGATGCACAATTACTTCAACAACCTGATGCTGATGGCTACTACCATGAAGCTGTTATTAAAGGTGAATCAACAAATCCAAAAAGTATTAACTCTAAACAATTTGCAGAAGATTTAGCAAAAGCTACTAAATTACAAATCGAAGTTCGTAAAGGAACTAAATGAGTTGATGCACAAGGCAATGTTACAAAATATGATGTAGTTCCAGAAGACTGATACATTTCATGAATGAGAACTCAACTTTTAGGTAAAGCACAAAGAAAAAATGCAGCTAAGGATAAAGGTGTTGACACAGAGGCGCTAGATACAGCTCTAAGAGAAATTGCTTCAAAAAACACTTCATACTATGGCAAAGATTACCGTTACCCTAACGCATATTTATTTGGATTATATGGAGTAGAAATTAAAGATTTAAATGATAGATCTAAATTCTTAGAAGGCGACAAAATAACATTTAACAAAATTGCTACGCAAGAAAAAGCATTCTTTGAGTTATTGTTAGAAAACTTAACTTCATCTCAAGAATTTAGTGCTGCTCCTAGCCAATATATTGCAGAAGTATCAAAACAAAAACAAATCCCAGCGCTAGAGTCATACTCTGAAAAACAATTATCTGCTGAAACATTTGAAAAAATTAAAAATATTCCAATAGATAACATATTATCGCAAGCTGGTGTTTACTGATATGGCTTTAATAGCAAAAACTTATTATATGCTAGTCCATTTATTTATAAAGGATACAACAGAGACACTCAAGAAGAAACATATGAAAAAAACCCTCACTACGTTGATCAAGAATGAGTTAAAGATCCAACAACCATTGAAAAACAAGTTCTTAGATACTTTGGTGCTGAAGCTAAAGTTGATCAATTGAAAGAAGTTCTATATGACGATTATCTAAAAGGTAGAATTGCTAGATTGGCTTGAACAATGGTTCCTGACAAACAAAAAACTTCAATTATTCAAAACCCTCAAAAATATGGTGTTCAATACAACCAGTCATTAAACAAATCATCACTGCAACTTGAACAAGTATTCGACCTTACACCTACTGTTGCATTACCTAATGAATTTTCTGAAGTTGTTAAATTTGACACAAACAACAAAGATCACTTAAAAACAATAGTTGATCAGTTAACATACAATGATCATTTTGCTAAATTATTGTATGGTAAAACTAAAGAAGATATTGTTAAAGATGCAGTAAAAGGCGCTGACACACAACACTTCTATACAGGTAAAGGTTATGTATTTAGATCATTACTTTCTAGAGCAATTAACTATCAACATGTTGCAAGCTTCATAACAGAAGGTAAATCAAAAATGTATGTAGCTGCAATGGCGCCTGATGCTAAAATTAGCGGTAGTGACCAAACAAATGCAACTAAAAAATCAATGCGTGATGCATATGAAGATATTAACACTACAACCTTTGTTAAATCAGACCTAACTAAATCAACATCTAAAACACCTGAAGATTATCGTAAAATTGTTACAACATCAGGTAGTGAATTAGAAAAACTAAAATCACCTCACTTTGCTGA
The genomic region above belongs to Mycoplasmopsis bovigenitalium and contains:
- a CDS encoding OppA family ABC transporter substrate-binding lipoprotein; protein product: MRKRFYLAPLALVTLSPLTLAAACGKADFAHDAKQRIVRSGINASYIPKEFDRDKSNAYGGWQARHEDSLASLLIRKKTYNKPELVREFDQKTNKIATKIKQPSFWKYKIEHAAKIILIVDGHAKEYDSDDAQLLQQPDADGYYHEAVIKGESTNPKSINSKQFAEDLAKATKLQIEVRKGTKWVDAQGNVTKYDVVPEDWYISWMRTQLLGKAQRKNAAKDKGVDTEALDTALREIASKNTSYYGKDYRYPNAYLFGLYGVEIKDLNDRSKFLEGDKITFNKIATQEKAFFELLLENLTSSQEFSAAPSQYIAEVSKQKQIPALESYSEKQLSAETFEKIKNIPIDNILSQAGVYWYGFNSKNLLYASPFIYKGYNRDTQEETYEKNPHYVDQEWVKDPTTIEKQVLRYFGAEAKVDQLKEVLYDDYLKGRIARLAWTMVPDKQKTSIIQNPQKYGVQYNQSLNKSSLQLEQVFDLTPTVALPNEFSEVVKFDTNNKDHLKTIVDQLTYNDHFAKLLYGKTKEDIVKDAVKGADTQHFYTGKGYVFRSLLSRAINYQHVASFITEGKSKMYVAAMAPDAKISGSDQTNATKKSMRDAYEDINTTTFVKSDLTKSTSKTPEDYRKIVTTSGSELEKLKSPHFAEIKAEIKKLLDDAKIPEDQKVEWQLTFRWVNWTPAKMQTIYEQLPLLFKELDPRLEFKAVKYDKAQVGLFWAQHLKGRSPFTIGGWGYDTDSAGSGFDGIVNLTQSGPVLAILSQGTDANREAFKKAFPKLFALSEAFNKFIKDELDKKSFTLTVDHTKWHELSFGDLDKLAHHLREYKLDGGKLVLNTDIKETDADFGTITSRFFNTHLREKTNDEIIELTKEFSDYFGTLIDTKKLTSLDRFSESLVNPNFVFPFVGADQDWIMDAHVIVKK